One Mesotoga infera genomic region harbors:
- a CDS encoding MFS transporter has product MKAERIYYLYAGFVYFFFNMVFAISGVYYVQRVGLNPLQLVLVGTVVETSALIFEIPTGVFADSAGRKKSVILGMMIVGLSFVIEGAIPLFWTIIMAQIVAGAGYTFLSGA; this is encoded by the coding sequence ATGAAGGCAGAGAGAATCTACTATTTGTACGCGGGATTTGTCTATTTCTTCTTCAATATGGTCTTTGCGATAAGCGGCGTATATTATGTCCAGCGTGTCGGCCTCAACCCTCTCCAGCTGGTTCTTGTGGGAACGGTTGTAGAAACCTCCGCTCTGATCTTCGAGATCCCTACCGGCGTCTTCGCCGATTCTGCCGGCAGGAAGAAATCCGTAATACTCGGTATGATGATTGTCGGTCTCAGCTTCGTAATTGAAGGAGCGATCCCCCTGTTTTGGACAATCATTATGGCTCAGATAGTTGCCGGAGCAGGATACACTTTCCTCAGCGGGGCAG